In Coregonus clupeaformis isolate EN_2021a chromosome 7, ASM2061545v1, whole genome shotgun sequence, one genomic interval encodes:
- the LOC121570512 gene encoding intraflagellar transport protein 56 isoform X5, translated as MFQRNVGERGEDADLWLAYCAFHLGDYKRAMEEYKALTEKPDCRPDVWVYLACALFFLGLYKEAEEASLKAPKCQLQNRLLFHLAHKFNDEKQLMGFHQELEDVTEDQLSLASIHYMRSHYQEAIDIYKRILLQNREKMTETGEEDSDCLCRDFLALNVYVALCYYKLDYYDVSQEVLAVYLQSVPDSTIALNLKACNHFRLYNGKAAETELKNLIDISSSSFEFAKELIRHNLVVFRGGEGALQVLPALIDVITEARLNLVIYYLRQDDVQESYQLIKDLEPTTPQGSVRLNVHQRTEYILKGVVNAALGQEMGSRDHLKIAQQFFQLVGGSASECDTIPGRQCMASCFFLLRQFEDVLIYLNSVKSYFYNDDAFNFNYAQAKAAVGNYREAEEIFLLIQNDKNKSDYVYLSWLARCYIMNQKARLAWDLYMKMETSAESFSLLQLIANDCYKMGQFYYSAKAFDVLERLDPNPEYWEGKRGACVGLFQLILASREPRKALREVLPLLRNNGNPQVEYIIRILKKWAKDNRVSL; from the exons TTTCAGCGCAATGTTGGTGAGCGAGGGGAGGATGCAGACCTGTGGTTGGCCTACTGTGCTTTCCACCTTGGTGACTACAAGAGAGCCATGGAG GAATACAAGGCCCTGACAGAGAAACCAGACTGCCGCCCAGATGTGTGGGTCTACCTGGCCTGTGCTCTCTTCTTCCTGGGGCTTtacaaggaagcagaggaggcTTCACTCAAGG CCCCTAAATGCCAGCTGCAGAATCGACTACTGTTCCACTTGGCTCACAAG TTCAATGATGAGAAGCAGCTGATGGGTTTCCACCAGGAGTTGGAGGATGTGACAGAGGACCAGCTCAGCCTGGCCTCCATCCACTACATGCGCTCTCACTACCAGGAGGCCATCGACATCTACAAACGCATCCTGCTGCAGAACAG agagaagatgacagagactggagaggaggatAGTGACTGCTTATGCAG AGACTTCCTGGCCCTGAATGTGTATGTGGCTCTGTGCTACTACAAGCTGGACTACTACGATGTGTCCCAGGAGGTGCTGGCTGTTTACCTGCAGAGCGTCCCAGACTCCACCATCGCTCTCAACCTCAAGGCCTGCAACCACTTCAGGCTCTACAACGGAAAAGCAGCAGAG ACTGAGCTGAAGAACCTGATAGATATCTCCTCCAGCTCCTTTGAGTTTGCCAAGGAGTTAATCCGACACAACCTG GTGGTGTTTCGTGGCGGGGAGGGAGCCTTGCAAGTGCTGCCTGCACTGATTGATGTCATTACTGAGGCTCGTCTCAATCTGGTCATCTACTACCTCAGACAGG ATGATGTCCAGGAGTCCTACCAGCTCATCAAAGACTTAGAACCCACCACACCACAG ggcagTGTTAGACTTAATGTACATCAGCgtaca GAGTACATCTTGAAGGGGGTTGTGAATGCTGCACTGGGACAGGAGATGGGGTCG AGAGATCATCTGAAGATTGCTCAGCAGTTTTTCCAGCTGGTTGGTGGCTCAGCTAGCGAATGTG ACACCATCCCTGGCAGACAGTGCATGGCCTCTTGTTTCTTTCTGCTCAGGCAGTTTGAGGATGTGCTCATCTACCTCAACTCTGTCAAG AGTTACTTCTACAACGATGATGCCTTCAACTTCAACTATGCACAGGCCAAAGCTGCTGTTGGCAACTACAGGGAGGCAGAGGAG ATCTTCCTGTTGATTCAGAATGACAAGAACAAGAGTGACTATGTGTACCTGAGCTGGCTGGCACGCTGCT ACATCATGAACCAGAAGGCCCGCCTGGCCTGGGACCTCTACATGAAGATGGAGACCTCAGCAGAGTCCTTCAGCCTCCTGCAGCTCATTGCCAATGACTGCTACAAG ATGGGCCAGTTCTACTACTCAGCAAAGGCATTTGATGTCTTGGAGAGATTGGACCCCAACCCTGAGTACTGGGAGGGCAAAAGGGGAGCTTGTGTGGGACTCTTTCAGCTAATTTTGGCCAGCAGAGAACCCAG GAAGGCTTTGAGGGAAGTGCTGCCCTTGCTGAGAAACAATGGGAACCCTCAGGTGGAATACATCATCAGGATTCTGAAGAAATGGGCCAAGGACAACAGAGTTTCTCTGTGA
- the LOC121570512 gene encoding intraflagellar transport protein 56 isoform X2: MILSRVKPAAVGREIPVNKKIKEKKSPLVEDFLIQRDYLGAITLLEFQRNVGERGEDADLWLAYCAFHLGDYKRAMEEYKALTEKPDCRPDVWVYLACALFFLGLYKEAEEASLKAPKCQLQNRLLFHLAHKFNDEKQLMGFHQELEDVTEDQLSLASIHYMRSHYQEAIDIYKRILLQNREKMTETGEEDSDCLCRDFLALNVYVALCYYKLDYYDVSQEVLAVYLQSVPDSTIALNLKACNHFRLYNGKAAETELKNLIDISSSSFEFAKELIRHNLVVFRGGEGALQVLPALIDVITEARLNLVIYYLRQDDVQESYQLIKDLEPTTPQEYILKGVVNAALGQEMGSRDHLKIAQQFFQLVGGSASECDTIPGRQCMASCFFLLRQFEDVLIYLNSVKSYFYNDDAFNFNYAQAKAAVGNYREAEEIFLLIQNDKNKSDYVYLSWLARCYIMNQKARLAWDLYMKMETSAESFSLLQLIANDCYKMGQFYYSAKAFDVLERLDPNPEYWEGKRGACVGLFQLILASREPRKALREVLPLLRNNGNPQVEYIIRILKKWAKDNRVSL; this comes from the exons TTTCAGCGCAATGTTGGTGAGCGAGGGGAGGATGCAGACCTGTGGTTGGCCTACTGTGCTTTCCACCTTGGTGACTACAAGAGAGCCATGGAG GAATACAAGGCCCTGACAGAGAAACCAGACTGCCGCCCAGATGTGTGGGTCTACCTGGCCTGTGCTCTCTTCTTCCTGGGGCTTtacaaggaagcagaggaggcTTCACTCAAGG CCCCTAAATGCCAGCTGCAGAATCGACTACTGTTCCACTTGGCTCACAAG TTCAATGATGAGAAGCAGCTGATGGGTTTCCACCAGGAGTTGGAGGATGTGACAGAGGACCAGCTCAGCCTGGCCTCCATCCACTACATGCGCTCTCACTACCAGGAGGCCATCGACATCTACAAACGCATCCTGCTGCAGAACAG agagaagatgacagagactggagaggaggatAGTGACTGCTTATGCAG AGACTTCCTGGCCCTGAATGTGTATGTGGCTCTGTGCTACTACAAGCTGGACTACTACGATGTGTCCCAGGAGGTGCTGGCTGTTTACCTGCAGAGCGTCCCAGACTCCACCATCGCTCTCAACCTCAAGGCCTGCAACCACTTCAGGCTCTACAACGGAAAAGCAGCAGAG ACTGAGCTGAAGAACCTGATAGATATCTCCTCCAGCTCCTTTGAGTTTGCCAAGGAGTTAATCCGACACAACCTG GTGGTGTTTCGTGGCGGGGAGGGAGCCTTGCAAGTGCTGCCTGCACTGATTGATGTCATTACTGAGGCTCGTCTCAATCTGGTCATCTACTACCTCAGACAGG ATGATGTCCAGGAGTCCTACCAGCTCATCAAAGACTTAGAACCCACCACACCACAG GAGTACATCTTGAAGGGGGTTGTGAATGCTGCACTGGGACAGGAGATGGGGTCG AGAGATCATCTGAAGATTGCTCAGCAGTTTTTCCAGCTGGTTGGTGGCTCAGCTAGCGAATGTG ACACCATCCCTGGCAGACAGTGCATGGCCTCTTGTTTCTTTCTGCTCAGGCAGTTTGAGGATGTGCTCATCTACCTCAACTCTGTCAAG AGTTACTTCTACAACGATGATGCCTTCAACTTCAACTATGCACAGGCCAAAGCTGCTGTTGGCAACTACAGGGAGGCAGAGGAG ATCTTCCTGTTGATTCAGAATGACAAGAACAAGAGTGACTATGTGTACCTGAGCTGGCTGGCACGCTGCT ACATCATGAACCAGAAGGCCCGCCTGGCCTGGGACCTCTACATGAAGATGGAGACCTCAGCAGAGTCCTTCAGCCTCCTGCAGCTCATTGCCAATGACTGCTACAAG ATGGGCCAGTTCTACTACTCAGCAAAGGCATTTGATGTCTTGGAGAGATTGGACCCCAACCCTGAGTACTGGGAGGGCAAAAGGGGAGCTTGTGTGGGACTCTTTCAGCTAATTTTGGCCAGCAGAGAACCCAG GAAGGCTTTGAGGGAAGTGCTGCCCTTGCTGAGAAACAATGGGAACCCTCAGGTGGAATACATCATCAGGATTCTGAAGAAATGGGCCAAGGACAACAGAGTTTCTCTGTGA
- the LOC121570512 gene encoding intraflagellar transport protein 56 isoform X1, whose product MILSRVKPAAVGREIPVNKKIKEKKSPLVEDFLIQRDYLGAITLLEFQRNVGERGEDADLWLAYCAFHLGDYKRAMEEYKALTEKPDCRPDVWVYLACALFFLGLYKEAEEASLKAPKCQLQNRLLFHLAHKFNDEKQLMGFHQELEDVTEDQLSLASIHYMRSHYQEAIDIYKRILLQNREKMTETGEEDSDCLCRDFLALNVYVALCYYKLDYYDVSQEVLAVYLQSVPDSTIALNLKACNHFRLYNGKAAETELKNLIDISSSSFEFAKELIRHNLVVFRGGEGALQVLPALIDVITEARLNLVIYYLRQDDVQESYQLIKDLEPTTPQGSVRLNVHQRTEYILKGVVNAALGQEMGSRDHLKIAQQFFQLVGGSASECDTIPGRQCMASCFFLLRQFEDVLIYLNSVKSYFYNDDAFNFNYAQAKAAVGNYREAEEIFLLIQNDKNKSDYVYLSWLARCYIMNQKARLAWDLYMKMETSAESFSLLQLIANDCYKMGQFYYSAKAFDVLERLDPNPEYWEGKRGACVGLFQLILASREPRKALREVLPLLRNNGNPQVEYIIRILKKWAKDNRVSL is encoded by the exons TTTCAGCGCAATGTTGGTGAGCGAGGGGAGGATGCAGACCTGTGGTTGGCCTACTGTGCTTTCCACCTTGGTGACTACAAGAGAGCCATGGAG GAATACAAGGCCCTGACAGAGAAACCAGACTGCCGCCCAGATGTGTGGGTCTACCTGGCCTGTGCTCTCTTCTTCCTGGGGCTTtacaaggaagcagaggaggcTTCACTCAAGG CCCCTAAATGCCAGCTGCAGAATCGACTACTGTTCCACTTGGCTCACAAG TTCAATGATGAGAAGCAGCTGATGGGTTTCCACCAGGAGTTGGAGGATGTGACAGAGGACCAGCTCAGCCTGGCCTCCATCCACTACATGCGCTCTCACTACCAGGAGGCCATCGACATCTACAAACGCATCCTGCTGCAGAACAG agagaagatgacagagactggagaggaggatAGTGACTGCTTATGCAG AGACTTCCTGGCCCTGAATGTGTATGTGGCTCTGTGCTACTACAAGCTGGACTACTACGATGTGTCCCAGGAGGTGCTGGCTGTTTACCTGCAGAGCGTCCCAGACTCCACCATCGCTCTCAACCTCAAGGCCTGCAACCACTTCAGGCTCTACAACGGAAAAGCAGCAGAG ACTGAGCTGAAGAACCTGATAGATATCTCCTCCAGCTCCTTTGAGTTTGCCAAGGAGTTAATCCGACACAACCTG GTGGTGTTTCGTGGCGGGGAGGGAGCCTTGCAAGTGCTGCCTGCACTGATTGATGTCATTACTGAGGCTCGTCTCAATCTGGTCATCTACTACCTCAGACAGG ATGATGTCCAGGAGTCCTACCAGCTCATCAAAGACTTAGAACCCACCACACCACAG ggcagTGTTAGACTTAATGTACATCAGCgtaca GAGTACATCTTGAAGGGGGTTGTGAATGCTGCACTGGGACAGGAGATGGGGTCG AGAGATCATCTGAAGATTGCTCAGCAGTTTTTCCAGCTGGTTGGTGGCTCAGCTAGCGAATGTG ACACCATCCCTGGCAGACAGTGCATGGCCTCTTGTTTCTTTCTGCTCAGGCAGTTTGAGGATGTGCTCATCTACCTCAACTCTGTCAAG AGTTACTTCTACAACGATGATGCCTTCAACTTCAACTATGCACAGGCCAAAGCTGCTGTTGGCAACTACAGGGAGGCAGAGGAG ATCTTCCTGTTGATTCAGAATGACAAGAACAAGAGTGACTATGTGTACCTGAGCTGGCTGGCACGCTGCT ACATCATGAACCAGAAGGCCCGCCTGGCCTGGGACCTCTACATGAAGATGGAGACCTCAGCAGAGTCCTTCAGCCTCCTGCAGCTCATTGCCAATGACTGCTACAAG ATGGGCCAGTTCTACTACTCAGCAAAGGCATTTGATGTCTTGGAGAGATTGGACCCCAACCCTGAGTACTGGGAGGGCAAAAGGGGAGCTTGTGTGGGACTCTTTCAGCTAATTTTGGCCAGCAGAGAACCCAG GAAGGCTTTGAGGGAAGTGCTGCCCTTGCTGAGAAACAATGGGAACCCTCAGGTGGAATACATCATCAGGATTCTGAAGAAATGGGCCAAGGACAACAGAGTTTCTCTGTGA
- the LOC121570512 gene encoding intraflagellar transport protein 56 isoform X4, producing MILSRVKPAAVGREIPVNKKIKEKKSPLVEDFLIQRDYLGAITLLEFQRNVGERGEDADLWLAYCAFHLGDYKRAMEEYKALTEKPDCRPDVWVYLACALFFLGLYKEAEEASLKAPKCQLQNRLLFHLAHKFNDEKQLMGFHQELEDVTEDQLSLASIHYMRSHYQEAIDIYKRILLQNRDFLALNVYVALCYYKLDYYDVSQEVLAVYLQSVPDSTIALNLKACNHFRLYNGKAAETELKNLIDISSSSFEFAKELIRHNLVVFRGGEGALQVLPALIDVITEARLNLVIYYLRQDDVQESYQLIKDLEPTTPQEYILKGVVNAALGQEMGSRDHLKIAQQFFQLVGGSASECDTIPGRQCMASCFFLLRQFEDVLIYLNSVKSYFYNDDAFNFNYAQAKAAVGNYREAEEIFLLIQNDKNKSDYVYLSWLARCYIMNQKARLAWDLYMKMETSAESFSLLQLIANDCYKMGQFYYSAKAFDVLERLDPNPEYWEGKRGACVGLFQLILASREPRKALREVLPLLRNNGNPQVEYIIRILKKWAKDNRVSL from the exons TTTCAGCGCAATGTTGGTGAGCGAGGGGAGGATGCAGACCTGTGGTTGGCCTACTGTGCTTTCCACCTTGGTGACTACAAGAGAGCCATGGAG GAATACAAGGCCCTGACAGAGAAACCAGACTGCCGCCCAGATGTGTGGGTCTACCTGGCCTGTGCTCTCTTCTTCCTGGGGCTTtacaaggaagcagaggaggcTTCACTCAAGG CCCCTAAATGCCAGCTGCAGAATCGACTACTGTTCCACTTGGCTCACAAG TTCAATGATGAGAAGCAGCTGATGGGTTTCCACCAGGAGTTGGAGGATGTGACAGAGGACCAGCTCAGCCTGGCCTCCATCCACTACATGCGCTCTCACTACCAGGAGGCCATCGACATCTACAAACGCATCCTGCTGCAGAACAG AGACTTCCTGGCCCTGAATGTGTATGTGGCTCTGTGCTACTACAAGCTGGACTACTACGATGTGTCCCAGGAGGTGCTGGCTGTTTACCTGCAGAGCGTCCCAGACTCCACCATCGCTCTCAACCTCAAGGCCTGCAACCACTTCAGGCTCTACAACGGAAAAGCAGCAGAG ACTGAGCTGAAGAACCTGATAGATATCTCCTCCAGCTCCTTTGAGTTTGCCAAGGAGTTAATCCGACACAACCTG GTGGTGTTTCGTGGCGGGGAGGGAGCCTTGCAAGTGCTGCCTGCACTGATTGATGTCATTACTGAGGCTCGTCTCAATCTGGTCATCTACTACCTCAGACAGG ATGATGTCCAGGAGTCCTACCAGCTCATCAAAGACTTAGAACCCACCACACCACAG GAGTACATCTTGAAGGGGGTTGTGAATGCTGCACTGGGACAGGAGATGGGGTCG AGAGATCATCTGAAGATTGCTCAGCAGTTTTTCCAGCTGGTTGGTGGCTCAGCTAGCGAATGTG ACACCATCCCTGGCAGACAGTGCATGGCCTCTTGTTTCTTTCTGCTCAGGCAGTTTGAGGATGTGCTCATCTACCTCAACTCTGTCAAG AGTTACTTCTACAACGATGATGCCTTCAACTTCAACTATGCACAGGCCAAAGCTGCTGTTGGCAACTACAGGGAGGCAGAGGAG ATCTTCCTGTTGATTCAGAATGACAAGAACAAGAGTGACTATGTGTACCTGAGCTGGCTGGCACGCTGCT ACATCATGAACCAGAAGGCCCGCCTGGCCTGGGACCTCTACATGAAGATGGAGACCTCAGCAGAGTCCTTCAGCCTCCTGCAGCTCATTGCCAATGACTGCTACAAG ATGGGCCAGTTCTACTACTCAGCAAAGGCATTTGATGTCTTGGAGAGATTGGACCCCAACCCTGAGTACTGGGAGGGCAAAAGGGGAGCTTGTGTGGGACTCTTTCAGCTAATTTTGGCCAGCAGAGAACCCAG GAAGGCTTTGAGGGAAGTGCTGCCCTTGCTGAGAAACAATGGGAACCCTCAGGTGGAATACATCATCAGGATTCTGAAGAAATGGGCCAAGGACAACAGAGTTTCTCTGTGA
- the LOC121570512 gene encoding intraflagellar transport protein 56 isoform X3, whose protein sequence is MILSRVKPAAVGREIPVNKKIKEKKSPLVEDFLIQRDYLGAITLLEFQRNVGERGEDADLWLAYCAFHLGDYKRAMEEYKALTEKPDCRPDVWVYLACALFFLGLYKEAEEASLKAPKCQLQNRLLFHLAHKFNDEKQLMGFHQELEDVTEDQLSLASIHYMRSHYQEAIDIYKRILLQNRDFLALNVYVALCYYKLDYYDVSQEVLAVYLQSVPDSTIALNLKACNHFRLYNGKAAETELKNLIDISSSSFEFAKELIRHNLVVFRGGEGALQVLPALIDVITEARLNLVIYYLRQDDVQESYQLIKDLEPTTPQGSVRLNVHQRTEYILKGVVNAALGQEMGSRDHLKIAQQFFQLVGGSASECDTIPGRQCMASCFFLLRQFEDVLIYLNSVKSYFYNDDAFNFNYAQAKAAVGNYREAEEIFLLIQNDKNKSDYVYLSWLARCYIMNQKARLAWDLYMKMETSAESFSLLQLIANDCYKMGQFYYSAKAFDVLERLDPNPEYWEGKRGACVGLFQLILASREPRKALREVLPLLRNNGNPQVEYIIRILKKWAKDNRVSL, encoded by the exons TTTCAGCGCAATGTTGGTGAGCGAGGGGAGGATGCAGACCTGTGGTTGGCCTACTGTGCTTTCCACCTTGGTGACTACAAGAGAGCCATGGAG GAATACAAGGCCCTGACAGAGAAACCAGACTGCCGCCCAGATGTGTGGGTCTACCTGGCCTGTGCTCTCTTCTTCCTGGGGCTTtacaaggaagcagaggaggcTTCACTCAAGG CCCCTAAATGCCAGCTGCAGAATCGACTACTGTTCCACTTGGCTCACAAG TTCAATGATGAGAAGCAGCTGATGGGTTTCCACCAGGAGTTGGAGGATGTGACAGAGGACCAGCTCAGCCTGGCCTCCATCCACTACATGCGCTCTCACTACCAGGAGGCCATCGACATCTACAAACGCATCCTGCTGCAGAACAG AGACTTCCTGGCCCTGAATGTGTATGTGGCTCTGTGCTACTACAAGCTGGACTACTACGATGTGTCCCAGGAGGTGCTGGCTGTTTACCTGCAGAGCGTCCCAGACTCCACCATCGCTCTCAACCTCAAGGCCTGCAACCACTTCAGGCTCTACAACGGAAAAGCAGCAGAG ACTGAGCTGAAGAACCTGATAGATATCTCCTCCAGCTCCTTTGAGTTTGCCAAGGAGTTAATCCGACACAACCTG GTGGTGTTTCGTGGCGGGGAGGGAGCCTTGCAAGTGCTGCCTGCACTGATTGATGTCATTACTGAGGCTCGTCTCAATCTGGTCATCTACTACCTCAGACAGG ATGATGTCCAGGAGTCCTACCAGCTCATCAAAGACTTAGAACCCACCACACCACAG ggcagTGTTAGACTTAATGTACATCAGCgtaca GAGTACATCTTGAAGGGGGTTGTGAATGCTGCACTGGGACAGGAGATGGGGTCG AGAGATCATCTGAAGATTGCTCAGCAGTTTTTCCAGCTGGTTGGTGGCTCAGCTAGCGAATGTG ACACCATCCCTGGCAGACAGTGCATGGCCTCTTGTTTCTTTCTGCTCAGGCAGTTTGAGGATGTGCTCATCTACCTCAACTCTGTCAAG AGTTACTTCTACAACGATGATGCCTTCAACTTCAACTATGCACAGGCCAAAGCTGCTGTTGGCAACTACAGGGAGGCAGAGGAG ATCTTCCTGTTGATTCAGAATGACAAGAACAAGAGTGACTATGTGTACCTGAGCTGGCTGGCACGCTGCT ACATCATGAACCAGAAGGCCCGCCTGGCCTGGGACCTCTACATGAAGATGGAGACCTCAGCAGAGTCCTTCAGCCTCCTGCAGCTCATTGCCAATGACTGCTACAAG ATGGGCCAGTTCTACTACTCAGCAAAGGCATTTGATGTCTTGGAGAGATTGGACCCCAACCCTGAGTACTGGGAGGGCAAAAGGGGAGCTTGTGTGGGACTCTTTCAGCTAATTTTGGCCAGCAGAGAACCCAG GAAGGCTTTGAGGGAAGTGCTGCCCTTGCTGAGAAACAATGGGAACCCTCAGGTGGAATACATCATCAGGATTCTGAAGAAATGGGCCAAGGACAACAGAGTTTCTCTGTGA